A single Anatilimnocola floriformis DNA region contains:
- a CDS encoding DUF3467 domain-containing protein, producing the protein MSAENTAEGAAPEAAAPAQQQMVQVEVDDGHVTATYSNFCRVTGSPEELIIDFGLNPQPVGIPTKAIPVTQRVIVNYFTAKRLLHALSLSVQRHEAVFGVLETDIQKRLKPGLR; encoded by the coding sequence ATGTCCGCAGAGAACACCGCAGAAGGCGCAGCACCAGAAGCCGCCGCCCCCGCTCAACAGCAGATGGTTCAGGTCGAAGTCGATGACGGCCACGTCACCGCGACCTACTCGAACTTCTGCCGCGTCACCGGTTCGCCGGAAGAGCTGATCATCGATTTCGGTCTCAATCCGCAACCGGTCGGCATCCCGACCAAGGCCATTCCGGTGACCCAACGCGTGATCGTGAACTACTTCACCGCCAAGCGTCTGCTGCACGCTCTGTCGCTGTCGGTTCAACGTCACGAAGCCGTCTTCGGCGTCCTGGAAACGGACATCCAAAAGCGGCTCAAGCCAGGCCTGCGCTAG